GAGGGGCATGGAGCCTGggctctccttcctctcctggcccttccctttcttttaaaacatggaATGACTCAAAGAAAGaatctttttctccttaatatttatattaaaggGTATAATTTTCTTCAATTAATCTCTTATTTAATCATTGCTCCTTTTATTAACTTGATTTTTTAATCCTCAGGTTTGGTTCTAGTGCAGGAGTGATTAAACATGGAAGTGAAGTTTTGCTGATGCAAgttgtttttcacttttgagATATCTGCTGCAAAATTTTGGCTATAAGCCCATTGCAGAGACATTTGATAAATTAAGATCCAATTGCTGCtagaatatttgttttaaaatttctctgagTTCATATATGAGGTGTTTTCGATGTTACTCTGGCAATAAGCTGTTGGCTTGAGGTGGGTTTGATAAGTAACTGTTTCCAAACAAGTCAGATTCTGCAGACACTTCACTTGAAAAGGATTGTGTGCTTAATTAGATTCTTAATTTTGCTTAAGACTTGCTAAATACACCTATCCCCACTTCTGAGTGattgtaacaaaaataaaacttggtGGATATTCTTTAAATTGTGTTAAAGTGTGGGAAAATGTGTAACTGTTCTGTGGGGTCCTGGGTGATGTGTTGAGTATTGGACTCTGGAAAGCTCAGCGTGACTTTGCTTCTCTTGCTACAAAGACACCTCTGATTCCACCTGCAGGAATGACTAAACATAGGACAGCTAGTGTCATTGCCCATCAGAAAAATTATACATGAGAAAAATCACTGCTTATCCTGCTAAAATGTTACTGTAATGCCTCCTTCAGTCCTGCTGGGACACTCCGACTGTGAACCTAAATTGTTTCCTGCCTGGTGTGTAATTCCCATCTGTACCTGACAGGAATATTGTATGGAAGTGATAAATAGTGAAATAGATGTAAAGCACACTAGCACACTTTGTCTCAGCTCCTCACAGATGCTGAGGCTCAGAAATGTGTTGGGCCTGTGGCAGGTTTTTGCAGTATAGACTCAGCTTGGCTGTAagattttactgttttattttaactgaattcTCTTATTTTAGGGTGTAAACCACCGGCTGCGGGGCAGCTTGACAGCCATTAAAACCAGAGCTCCACAACTGGGAGGTAATGAATTTTGAGGTTTTGTTGCACAGAATTGACTGTTGGTAGATAACAGAGTTTGGGAATGTCAGATGGTGCAGCTGCACTGACACCTGAGCTGAGTCTCAGCAGGTTTGTTGGCCCAAGCAATGGGTAAATACAGTTCTAATATATCCAAAATGAGTTTGGTTGTGGAGGAAACAGTCTGTGTTCCTGGACAGATAAGGCAGCAGTTAATAACAGGTCATATCTTaaacagcagagctccctggagCCTCTTCATGGTGTGGAGGGGGTTAAGATAAAACTAACTGATTATGAAAAGTGATCCAGCTTGGATCAAAAATAGAGTTTGGGGGTGTCCATGCATGTGCTGTAGGATATTGAGCTCCTGAGGCCACAGGAGCAGGGTTGGGTGAGATGTGAAGTGTGACATGACTGCATCATTGTGAGGAAATATGTTAAAAAGGGATAAATCTGCAAGTTTCTTCAGCTAATCTGACTTTGTTAGGATGAAAGTTCCATTATAATCATGGTTTGATAAATTTTCTGTAGTTAATTGTAGATTAGTGAGATGATATATAAAAtggggggagagggggatgATGACATGTCATGTTGGAAATTTCCTGTATTGATTTTAATCTGTATTTGGCTCTTTGTAAGTCTGAATTTACTTCATGTCTGAAAGGGAGCACATTAAACACCTTGGCATCTGCTGTGCAGCACAACTGGCTTTTCTGCTCTCTCCAAAATGgctttggtttgatttggaaCAGGGAGCTTTGCTGTCTGGGGAGGTCTCTTCTCCATGATTGACTGCAGTATGGTCAGAATGAGAGGGAAGGAAGATCCTTGGAATTCCATCACGAGCGGAGCCCTGACTGGAGCCATTTTAGCTGCAAGAAGTAAGAAACTGGGGGTATCAGATGAAAATCTCCTGCTCTCTAAATGTACACTTCTCATTGTTATAGCAAAGCACTCAAAGCACTGTGACACCCAGGTTGGAATTTGGTGTCTCAGagtctgaaaaataatctgaaactTTTCTCCTGTCCTTAGGAAAGTAATAATCAGGCTCCCAAAACGTTCCCGGTGTTCCTTGAAAGGAGGGTGAGGGGAGTTGCCCAGTAATTATCCTTTAATGCAgcttaatggaaaaaattactgcTCTGAGTCTGCTTTAGGAGAGATTAAGGCACGAAGGGgatggggaggccctggcacagggtgccctgagcagctgtggctgccccatccctggaagtgtccaaggccaggttggatggtgCTTGAcacaacctgggatagtggaaggtgtcccagcctgtggcagggggtggaatgaaatgatctttaaggtcccttccagcccaaaccatcctggggtTCAATGGATTCTCACATGTACCAAAGGAATTAAGTGTTGGtttgtgcttttcatttccagatgGCCCTGTTGCCATGGTTGGATCTGCTGCAATGGGAGGAATTCTCCTGGCCCTGATCGAAGGAGCTGGAATTCTGCTGACAAGATTTGCCTCCACACAGTTCCCAAACGGTAAGGAGCCAGCAGAGGATGTGTCACAAGGATTTGCTTTGCTGATGTGCCCCTGGCAGTCATCTTCTTATCCTAGactgccctgccagctcctgaggCTGTGGAAAGccaaggaggagctgcaggtgctgatgAGATGAGATTATCACCAGCTGCTTCCCACTGGGAGACTGGAGGTGGCAAGGGTGAGAGCAGggatgtccctgctgtccctggcttCTGCCACACACCTGGCACATGGTGGCAGAAGGGTTTTACTCAGGGGTGGGACACAATTGTTTGAGGGAATGGCAGGCAGCACATTGTGGAAAAGAGGAGTGAGTCTGGCAGGTTGTGGTCTGTGTAGGGAACTCTGGGGTAAATGAAAGGATGAAGACCTGGCAGGTAGAGATACATAATTTCCAAAAAAGGGTGGTGGTGATTCTCTTCTAAACTGCTTCAGTATCTAcgtgccttttttctttcccaagcaAAATGCAAGCAGAGCTCTCACTGAGTAAGGAATTGTTGTGGGAATGCTTCCTGTGAAAAATGCTAAATACCTctgtcacagaatcccagactggatTGGGGTGGcagggacctcaaagcccatctcattctacctcctgccatgggcacaaacaccttccactatctcaggttgctccaagccctctcTGACCTtgggtgctgaggccctggcacaggctgcccagagcagctgtggctgccccatccctggcagtgtccatggccaggttggacagggctaGGAGCAACCTGGACTAGTGGAAGAtgtctgtgcccatggcagagggtaGAACTGAATaagctttaaggtctcttccaacccaaaccagtctgtgattctatgctACTTTTGAAACTCTTTATGAAACCCAAACAACTCCAGGATTTATGATTAATTTTAAGAGGGATTTATATAAACAAACCAGCTGTGAATTCTGTTAATGGGAAGAATCTTctgcattttgttatttatttgccttttccCCTGTCCATGCTCTAGGCCCACAGTTGTCAGAGgatccttcccagctccagccacccCCGTTTAGTGACTACCGACAGTACCAATGATGGTCCCTggccgcctcctcctcctcttcctcccctgtTCCTGAGCAGTCCCACCTGGAGGATGTGGAGGGGGTTTGTACTTAGACCAGTGGTGGTCTATGCCAGGAGGACCTGCAGCATTTCTCAATGTCAAATTGCTCAGGAGaacttttagaaaagaaaatctatttattcCTGATATATTCCATTGCTGTAATGTTACACATGTCTGGTAGAATACAAGGAGATTTGAGACAAGGACCAAACGGAGTCTTGTCATCCTTTGGGCACAGACTGGAGTGAAAGTCTTGGAGTCTTCTCTGGGATGTTGCACCTGCAGTGAATGCAGCTGAAAGGTAGCCTCTTCCCTGTCAAATTTAAGTTatggggctggagggggaagCATTgcacctgctgccagcacagcctcctgcttttcatttcGGATCCTGGCCTGAGCAGAATTACCACATCTGCTCTGCAGTTTTGTCCTTAAACTCCTGCTCTAGAAGCCCCTTCCCTCTTGCTAGCAGTTACAGAATCACATCCAGTGAGGTTTTCTGTTGTAACTCACTAATTAACTCATTGATCAAGCTATTGCTTGCTGGGAATTCCTGATACAGTGTCCAGCCTGGGGGATTTCCAAAGCTGGGCCAGCCACATCCAGACAGCTCAGCAAAAGGACATCCCCGGTCTGGGGGATGGCAGGGGCAGGTGGCACAGGGGCTATAGTGGCTCTGCCCACACTCCTTCACCTGTAGGTCAGGCAATGGCCCTCAGCTGCCTGAACTGGACTTTGCTGGCCTCTGCACCTCCAAACCTCCTGACAGTCACTGTCCCCTGTGCACCAGGAGAAGTCTCTGAATGGGCCATGGTCCTGCACTGCTCCCAccctggccaggctgtgccacctctcctgccctgcagagccccaaaGGAAgtcacagccccagagctgtcaccagccagggctggcttTCCTGCCCTGTCATCACAACACTCCAATTTCCTGTTTTATTCCAGCCCAGTCCAGAGTCCACCGCAGCTGGAGGGATTCCACTGCCCCAGGGCACTCCTGGCCTGTTCCTGGGGTGCCCAGAGCCCTctcttcccccaccccaaaaatgGACATGGACACAGTGGTGACACTGAACTATTGACCTTTTTATTTCAATCAGCTACAGCAGCTCTACATTCCCTACAACACtgttcttcctccctcctcccaacATGGAGGGAGCCAAGGACTGCGGTGGCAGCGCGTTGTCTTAAAGCTtagtattaaatattaaatattctttcatttatgTTTACATTACTTtgtcaaggaaaacaaaacaaaaaggacaattaaaactttaaattacATGAGTGTGTGCctgtgcctggggctgccccagccaggCACTGCCGTGGGGGATATGCAAAACTCCTGGTTGATGGAGAGTGGGATGTGCacagctgtgcaggagcagcaagCACCAGGTGACCCTGGTGCAGCAGAAACACTGTCTGGAGGAGTCAGGCacccccctgcagccccagcacagtgCGTGGGGAAGGGGGTGAGGATTTGGTCGACAACTTTGCTAAAGGATTTACCCATTTcttacttttttgtttctttaaaagaaaaaaaacaacaaaccaacaacccCAAATGGTTTTGAGTCTTCCTTTGATTTTAGCAAAGACAAGAGTTTAAAAAGCACTTAGGAAGCTTGTACTAAAACCAGGCGCTCTCAGAGGAGAGAGTCGTCTGTGCACCCCCCTTCCAGGCCGTAGCGGAATTCCTGCAGGTTGGACACCCCGTAGAAGTGGACAAAGGCTGCAGCCACTACCAGCACATGGAAGATCTGATGAGACTGGAACTGGAGGGAAGCAAAAAAGCCTTTAGACCAGACCAAAGGGGACACCCACACTGTCAACACcacctcttcctcttccttgctGCTCCAGGACTGTCCTTTGCTCTCTGCTCCCCCCTGTTGCACCCAGCAGTGATTCCCACCCTGTATTTTACCCTGCCCACACACAGCAGCCGTTCAAGGTCTGCCTGCCACTGTGCTGAGGCACAACCTGacatcccatccatccctcaATGCCCCCTCTGTTgagccagagctgcccccaAGGTTTGCTGATCCCCACACTCACCCAGATGTCAAACTTGCCCGGGAAGAAGCGCTCAGGGATGCGGGCAGCATAGAGCCCAGCGCCCGTGATGTACATCACAGCCATGAGGAAGAACCAGCCCATCTGCCCCACCGTGGTGGCCTTCACAAAGCCTTCAGCAATGGTGAAGTGCATGGTGGGCACAACCCCGCTcagtcccagccccaggaacacGCCTGTAGCCCAGAGAGACCAGGGAAACGAGCTCAGTGGGAGTTgaggggagctgctcctgccaccaaTTCCCCTGAATCCCTCATCCTGTGCTAGGGAAGCAgcttttcttcactgaattCACAGAATATCTTGAGCTGAAAAGGACTCTTAGAGATCATTGTGTCCAActcttggccctgcacaggagacCCCCAAACAATCCCCCCACTGTGTCTGAAAGAATTGTCCTAACACTCCTCAAACTTCTCCAATCCTACGGCACATATCCTTCCCAAAATGAGGGAGCCACAGGTCCACATTCCAGGCAAACCACCCCTGTGCCCGTTGGGTAGAATCCACCCACTGTTTTTtatgcagggctgcagcagctcccactccTGGCTATGGGAATGGACTTTGTAAGGTGCCAGCCCTTTGGACTGGACAGGAACACAGCCACCCCTTCCAGTACAGTAATTTCTTGCAGCTCCTGAGgaaggagctcagcagcagctgaaatgttCACTCTGCCCTCTGATGAGTTGGCAAAGAACAAGTGGCACTGTGGTGACACGGGCCTGGAGAGGCTCTGGGTGGCACCCGGCTGGATCCTGCTCGTGCTGGGGGCACAGTGGGGAGGAGCCAGGGGGATGTGAGTGCCACCTCTCCCCTGCCCTCATCTGAGGGCTCTCAGGTGGCCTCTGTCTCAGCATGGTCTCTCCTCACTTCATGCAGCCAGGACAGTGCTCTGAGACATTTGCTTCAGGGCCCCTGGGAGTTGGGGAGGGAGGTGTCTCCTGGTGCttcagccaggctggagggaacCCCCCACTGCACCCCCGGGAAGGCAGGGACCAGCCAGCACATCCCTGGCAGGGAAGAGCTCAGGAAttcctttctcctctgcctcagctgcagcttcctgctGCTAAACTGCTTCCTGTAGAAGGCAGAaaaggcacagccccagctgacCCAGGCTATTTTTAAACTCCAAACctcaggctctgctcagcagatgaatccccagcacagcaagagaaggcaggaggctgctccctgcagtgctgtgctgctccagggaaatgaaagcctgcagctcccagagcttcTCCCAAACGAGATCTGCCCAAAGTgattcccaggagctgggggaggagggagcccCTACCTGCTCTGGTCTGCCTGTGCTTGGGAGTGGCAAATC
The Parus major isolate Abel chromosome 26, Parus_major1.1, whole genome shotgun sequence DNA segment above includes these coding regions:
- the TIMM17A gene encoding mitochondrial import inner membrane translocase subunit Tim17-A, giving the protein MEEYAREPCPWRIVDDCGGAFTMGAIGGGIFQAIKGFRNSPVGVNHRLRGSLTAIKTRAPQLGGSFAVWGGLFSMIDCSMVRMRGKEDPWNSITSGALTGAILAARNGPVAMVGSAAMGGILLALIEGAGILLTRFASTQFPNGPQLSEDPSQLQPPPFSDYRQYQ